In Erigeron canadensis isolate Cc75 chromosome 1, C_canadensis_v1, whole genome shotgun sequence, a single window of DNA contains:
- the LOC122584879 gene encoding uncharacterized protein LOC122584879 — protein MEIKGYDDKKSFKVAIIRLKKYALSWYDNMKDERNYKGKSRIKTWSNLKEVMQKRFVPQSYKQDQYFQMNNLKQGSKEVVEYIWEFEQLKTRTGVKEVEEHTIARFLGGLNASIIEKIELQPIWTYDGACKLAFQIEKQLKKKVQYKPFTKTSSNSSQPVSQPILKPSITSQQSFRGKEKETGGFKEPVGKKCFKCHGFGHFQAQCPNQRALTAKEIESLPDVDTEEDEPVFDEDETEETCIGADVGEMLVVRRVMLTDEVVADTAQRENIFHSRCTVKGKMCSLIIDGGSCAYAASTYMVERLELPTVKHPRPYKLQWLSEGSEEFTNIFPEDLPESLPPVRGIEHQIDLVPGSVLPNKAAYRCSPTKAKELQRQVDELVAKGYVRASMSPCSVPALPVPKKDDLMRMCVNSRAINDITIKY, from the exons ATGGAGATAAAAGGGtatgatgataagaaaagttttaaggttgccattattaggttgaaaaagtATGCTTTATCCTGGTATGACAATatgaaagatgaaagaaattatAAAGGGAAAAGCAGAATCAAGACCTGGTCCAATTTGAAGGAAGTTATGCAGAAGAGATTTGTTCCTCAGTCGTACAAGCAAGATCAATATTTTCAGATGAACAATCTAAAGCAAGGCTCAAAAGAAGTTGTGGAGTATATCTGGGAATTCGAGCAACTGAAGACTCGAACTGGTGTGAAAGAAGTTGAAGAACATACTATTGCCAGATTCCTTGGTGGGTTGAATGCATCTATTATTGAGAAGATAGAATTGCAGCCCATCTGGACATATGACGGTGCTTGCAAATTGGCTTTCCAGATTGAGAAGCAACTTAAGAAGAAGGTCCAGTACAAGCCTTTTACTAAGACTTCTTCCAATTCAAGTCAACCAGTTAGTCAACCAATTCTGAAGCCCAGTATAACTAGTCAACAGTCCTTCAGAggcaaagaaaaggaaactGGAGGATTCAAGGAGCCAGTTGGAAAAAAATGTTTCAAGTGtcatggttttggtcacttcCAGGCACAGTGTCCTAACCAGCGAGCACTGACTGCTAAAGAGATTGAAAGCTTACCAGATGTTGACACTGAAGAAGACGAACCAGTGTTtgatgaagatgaaactgaagaGACATGCATAGGTGCAGATGTCGGAGAGATGCTAGTGGTAAGAAGGGTAATGCTTACTGATGAAGTTGTAGCTGACACTGCCCAGAGAGAAAATATTTTTCATTCCAGATGTACTGTTAAAGGCAAGATGTGTAGTCTAATCATTGACGGAGGAAGTTGTGCTTATGCTGCTTCAACTTATATGGTGGAAAGACTAGAATTGCCTACAGTTAAGCATCCCCGTCCTTACAAGTTGCAATGGCTTAGTGAAGGATCTGAG GAATTCACTAATATTTTCCCAGAAGACCTACCTGAGAGTTTGCCGCCAGTAAGGGGTATTGAACACCAGATTGACCTGGTTCCAGGGTCAGTACTTCCAAACAAAGCTGCTTACAGATGTTCACCAACTAAAGCAAAAGAATTGCAAAGACAAGTAGATGAGTTGGTTGCCAAAGGTTATGTGAGAGCTAGTATGAGTCCTTGCTCAGTTCCAGCTCTCCCGGTCCcaaaaaaagatgatttgatGAGAATGTGTGTTAATAGTAGAGCCATAAATGatataactattaagtattGA